CGCGAGCTTCGTGCCGTGCGAGGAAATGGCCTCCGACCCCTCCGTGGTCTTCGACACCGAGCGGTTCCGCCAGATCCTCCAGACGCTCTCGCGGCAGTTCGATACGGTCATCCTCGACCTGCCCCCGGCGCAGGATTTCACCGACGCCTTCACCTCGCTCGAGGAGATGGACATCGAGCTGTTCGTGGTGCGCGCGGGCACGCTCACCGGCGGCGAGCTGCATGAACCGCTCGAGGTGGCGAGAAACGCGAATGCGCGCAACCTGGGCCTCGTGCTCACGAACGACGCGACGGCCTGACGCCTCCCGCCCTCCGGCACCGGATCCGCGCAAAAACCGCGCCCTGCGAGGGGCGCGGTTTCTCATGCCGGCCGCAGGGGCGGACGGACGCGCGCGCTCACATCTTGCAGAGCACCCCGGAGATCAGGTCCGCCGCCGCCGCATCCTCCATCCCGCTCCACGCCATGTTGGTGTTCGGCGCGAGCGCCACCGGGTCGGACATGAAGGCCGCGAGCGTCTGCTGCGTCCAGACCCCGGCCACGCCGTCGAGCGCGCCGGAATAGCCGTCGAAGGGCGTCGCCCCCGGTCCGCGCCCGCAGACCGCGTGCAGCGTCGGCCCCGCGCCCTCGTCCACGCCCTCGAGGAGGCTGTGGCATTGCAGGCAGGCATTCATCGTGCTCTCGGCGGAGGCGAAGATCTCCGGCGAGGGCGCGTCCTCGCGCAGGAGCGCCTCGAACCGGGCCATCGGGTCCGGGCCGGTATCGGCCGCGAGCGTGATGATCCGCCGGTCGTCGGTATAGACCACGATGGTGCGCCCCTCGTCGAGCGTCGCGAGGTCGCGGATCCTCTGGCCGAACTGGATCGCCTCGTCATAGACCCCGCGCCCGTCGCGCAGGTGCACGCGGTGCAGCGCGCCGCTGAGACCGCCGACGATGAAATCGCCGTCCCAGGCGTAGTGAAAGCCGTTGACCGCGATCACCGAGGAGGGCGCGATCGACGGCACCCAGGACATCGCCGGCTCGTCATAGCCGTCGTGATTGGCGTGCCTGTCGCCGTTTCCGGCCGGCTTGCGGTTGTATTTCACCCCGTAACTCACCGCGGGAAAACCGAAATTCGCCCCCTCGAAGACATGGTTCAGCTCGTCGCCGCCCTCCATCCCGTGATCCGTCACCCAGATCTCGCCCGCGACATCGACCGTGACGCCCTGCGGGTTGCGCAGGCCCTTCGCGACGATCTCCTTTTCGCCGGTGTCGAGGTCGACCAGCATCACCTTACCGTAATCGCCCTCGTCCGTCTGGGCGAGCGCCGTGGAGAAATCGAGCCCTTCGTGGCGGTCGTCGCGCTCATAGACACCGGAGGTCCAGACCACCCGCCCGTCGGGCAGGGGCGCCATGCGTCCGCCCGCCTCGAGGCCGTAGATCCCCTTGCCGGAGGTGAAGGGCTTGATACAGGGCTCGGTCTGCGCGACCACCTCCCAGTCCTCCGGCCCGGCCTGCCAGTCTTCCGGCCGGTCGCTGTCCACCACGAGCCGCGCGAGGGTCGAGCCGAAGCAGAGCCCCTCGGGCCGCCAGTCGGTGAAGGACATCAGGAGCGATCCGCCTCCGCCGTCGCGCGGAACGAAGAGCACGTCGTTGTACCGCATCCAGTTGAAATCCACCTCGATCTCGCCCAGGAGCCCCTCGCCGAGCTGCTGTTGCAGCTCCGCGCGTTTTGCGTCGGGCGGCGCGACGGAAAGCTCGGTGACGGTCTCCCCGTCGATATGGAAGGTCTTGCCGAGCCGGTCGGTCAGCAGGAGCGAGCGGTCGAGAAAGGGCGCGATGCCGCCCGCGAAATCGCGCGCGCTCGCCGGCAGGTACATCGTCCGCTTGCTCAGCACCGCCCGGTTCGTGACCAGCCGCTCCACCTCCGGCGGCGCATCCGCGTTGAACATTGAATTGTAGACCCCCTGGAGCTTGTAATATCGCGTCGCGAAAAAGCTCCAGCGGTCCTGCATCTGGTTGTTCAGCTCATAGCCACCCCAGACCCCGATCCCGACGAGCGCCGCAGCCCCCGCCAGCCCGCCCAGAACATAGGCACCCACACGCATTGGTTTCACGGATTTTCCTCTCGTCCCCGGATACTCGTTAACAGATCAAGACAGCGCCCTCGGGCGCGGAGAGACCCACCCTCTCCACGGGATATCTTGCATGGTCGCCCCGCCGCCTCCAAGCCAAGATCCGCCGCGACGCGCCTTATGCGCGGGCCCGCCGCGAAAACGCGCCGCCGCGCCGCATGTTTTCCAGACAACTGCGCAAATTGGAGGCGCCGGTCTCGCGGCCGGGCGGGCACCATGCCGCGCCCGACGCCCCTTTACAGGCGCGTGATCTCTGCGCTAGGAGGTGAGCGCTTCGGTCCGGGAGATACCACCGGATAAAAGGGAACGCGGTCCGCCCTGCGACAGGGCCCATTCCGCGACTGCCCCCGCAACTGTAGGCGGAGAGCGAAGCCGGACAAAGCCACTGTGGCGCCTCACGGCCCGCGGGAAGGCCCGGCCAAGCAGCGACCCGCAAGTCAGGAGACCTGCCGAAGTGTTCACCCAGTCCGGGCGCGGGGCGTGCCGGGGCTACGGTCTTCCGTCGTGGTGGCACATCGCCGTGCTCGGAATCCTGAAGGACCTTTTTCCGAGCACCGTCTGACACTTGCAGGCCGCATTTCATGCGGCGCACCGATGGGACAAGGATGAAGATCTTGACGACCCGCCACCTGCTTTCCACCGCGCTCTGCGCCACCCTCGCCCTGCCGGCCGTCGCACAGGACGTCCTGGAGCTCGACGAGATCATCGTCTCCGGCAGCCTGACGCCGGTCGAGGCCGGCAGGACCGGCGCCACCGTCGAAAAGCTCGACGCCGACGCGCTCACCGCCGCGGCCCGGCCGGTCTCCGAACGGCTCGGCAGCCTGCCCGGCGTGAGCTTTACCCGCAACGGCGGCACCGGCGCCTCCACAAACCTGTATATCCGCGGTCTCGGCGCGCAATATGTCGGCGTGCGCATCAACGGCATCGACGTCGCCGATCCCTCGAAAACGCAAAGCCAGTACGACTTCGGCGGGCTGCTGTCCTTCGGCATCTCCTCCGTCGAGGTGCTGAAGGGCTCGCAATCCGCCCTCTACGGCTCCGAGGCGATCGCCGGGCTGATCGACATCCGCACCGACGAGGCGGTGCGGCCGGGCTACACCTCGACCGCCGCCTTCGAGGCCGGAAGCTACGGCACCTATGCCGGCGGGATCTCCACCGTGATGGAAAGCGACAGCGGAAAGCTTTCCTTCACCCTGTCCCATCTCAGCACCGACGGATTTTCCTCGCGCGCGAGCGATGACGAGGACGACGGGTTCGAACAGACCTTCCTCACCTTCGGCCTCGAACAGGACGTGAGCGACGGGCTGACCCTCGGCCTCTCCGGCCTCTACCGCACCTCCGAGACCGACTACGATCTCTCCGACACCGATCCCGAGGGCGAGACCAGCCGCGACGAAACCGGCCTGCGTGCCTTCGCGCGTGTGACGGGCGGCGCGATGCATCATGAATTCAGCGCCAGCCTGTTCGAGACCGAGCGCAGCTATCCCGGCGGATATACCGAAGATTACTCGGGCCGCCGCCGCAACCTCGCCTATCTCGGCACGGCGGAGCTGTCGGACATCTCGTCGCTGAGCGTCGGGCTCGACTATACCGAGGAGGAGTTCGAGATCGACGGATGGGACGCGGACGACCGCAGCTGGTCGGTGAGTGGCGAATGGCTCTACGCTGCCGCCCCGACGGTCGATCTGTCGGTGGCGCTGCGCTACGACGACCATTCCGATTTCGGCTCCCATGTCTCCGGCCGGCTTGCCGCCGCCTGGCGCGCGGCGCCGGACTGGACGATCCGCGCCGTCGCCGGAACCGGCTTCCGCGCGCCCTCGCTCTTCGAACGCTACAGCGATTACGGCGATCCCGGCCTCGAGGAGGAGACGAGCAGGAGCTTCGAACTGGGCGCGGAGCGCCGCTTCGGATCCGACAGCTTCGCGAAGGCGACGGCATTCTACACGGAGATCGAGGACCGGATCGACTTCGACACCGCCTCGACCGCCTGCGTCGGCGGCCCCGGCTGCTACGCGCAGGTCGACGGCACCACGGTGTCCAGGGGCATCGAGCTGTCGGGCCGCTACGGGGTCGGCCCCGCGCTCGCGCTCCGGGGGAACTATACCTATACCGACGCGAAAACCGAGGGGCAGCGCGCCGAGCGCGTGCCGCGTCACGATCTCGTCCTCGGGCTCGACACGCTGCTGTCGGACCGTCTCACCGGGACGGTCGAGGTGCAGCACGTCGCGGATGTCATCCCCTCCTCCTACGCGCCGGCCGATCACAAGGTGGGCGATTACACGCTGGTCAACGCCGGGTTCACCTATGCGCTGACGGCGGCCACCGATCTCACCCTGCGCCTCGAGAACCTCGGGGACGAGGACTACGAGACCGCGGACGGTTACAACACACCGGGCCGCTCGGCCTATGTCGGTGTCCGTGCCTCCTTCTGAGCGCATGATCCGGGCGGCGGCGCTGGTCGCCGCCCTCTGCCTGCCGCTCTGCGCGGCGGGGGCCGCGCCGCTGCGCGTCGTCTCGACGAACCTGTGCACCGATCAGCTCGCCATGCTGCTCGCCGCGCCGGGACAGCTCGTCTCCGTCTCCGGGCTCGCCGCCGACCCGCACAGTTCCGCCATGGCGGAGGCCGCGCGCGCCTATCCGCGCAACGACGCCCGCGCCGAGGAGATCTACCTGCTCGCGCCCGATCTCGTCGTCTCCGGCAGCTATACCGCGCGCGAAACCATGCAGATCCTCGAGGATCTCGGCATTCCGGTGATGCGCTTCTCCCCCGCGACCTCGCTTGCCGACGTGCCCGCCCGCATCGCGCAGATGGGCGCCGCCCTGCATCGCGAGGCGGAGGCGCAGGCCGTGATCGACGAGTTCAACGCGCGGCTTGCG
The nucleotide sequence above comes from Celeribacter indicus. Encoded proteins:
- a CDS encoding PQQ-dependent sugar dehydrogenase; translated protein: MRVGAYVLGGLAGAAALVGIGVWGGYELNNQMQDRWSFFATRYYKLQGVYNSMFNADAPPEVERLVTNRAVLSKRTMYLPASARDFAGGIAPFLDRSLLLTDRLGKTFHIDGETVTELSVAPPDAKRAELQQQLGEGLLGEIEVDFNWMRYNDVLFVPRDGGGGSLLMSFTDWRPEGLCFGSTLARLVVDSDRPEDWQAGPEDWEVVAQTEPCIKPFTSGKGIYGLEAGGRMAPLPDGRVVWTSGVYERDDRHEGLDFSTALAQTDEGDYGKVMLVDLDTGEKEIVAKGLRNPQGVTVDVAGEIWVTDHGMEGGDELNHVFEGANFGFPAVSYGVKYNRKPAGNGDRHANHDGYDEPAMSWVPSIAPSSVIAVNGFHYAWDGDFIVGGLSGALHRVHLRDGRGVYDEAIQFGQRIRDLATLDEGRTIVVYTDDRRIITLAADTGPDPMARFEALLREDAPSPEIFASAESTMNACLQCHSLLEGVDEGAGPTLHAVCGRGPGATPFDGYSGALDGVAGVWTQQTLAAFMSDPVALAPNTNMAWSGMEDAAAADLISGVLCKM
- a CDS encoding TonB-dependent receptor plug domain-containing protein, yielding MKILTTRHLLSTALCATLALPAVAQDVLELDEIIVSGSLTPVEAGRTGATVEKLDADALTAAARPVSERLGSLPGVSFTRNGGTGASTNLYIRGLGAQYVGVRINGIDVADPSKTQSQYDFGGLLSFGISSVEVLKGSQSALYGSEAIAGLIDIRTDEAVRPGYTSTAAFEAGSYGTYAGGISTVMESDSGKLSFTLSHLSTDGFSSRASDDEDDGFEQTFLTFGLEQDVSDGLTLGLSGLYRTSETDYDLSDTDPEGETSRDETGLRAFARVTGGAMHHEFSASLFETERSYPGGYTEDYSGRRRNLAYLGTAELSDISSLSVGLDYTEEEFEIDGWDADDRSWSVSGEWLYAAAPTVDLSVALRYDDHSDFGSHVSGRLAAAWRAAPDWTIRAVAGTGFRAPSLFERYSDYGDPGLEEETSRSFELGAERRFGSDSFAKATAFYTEIEDRIDFDTASTACVGGPGCYAQVDGTTVSRGIELSGRYGVGPALALRGNYTYTDAKTEGQRAERVPRHDLVLGLDTLLSDRLTGTVEVQHVADVIPSSYAPADHKVGDYTLVNAGFTYALTAATDLTLRLENLGDEDYETADGYNTPGRSAYVGVRASF
- a CDS encoding ABC transporter substrate-binding protein gives rise to the protein MIRAAALVAALCLPLCAAGAAPLRVVSTNLCTDQLAMLLAAPGQLVSVSGLAADPHSSAMAEAARAYPRNDARAEEIYLLAPDLVVSGSYTARETMQILEDLGIPVMRFSPATSLADVPARIAQMGAALHREAEAQAVIDEFNARLAALRAEAEAEIAASGAPRPRAALYYPNGYTTGSSTLAGDILEAAGFGNVAAEIGVAGGGFVPLEAMVIADPDALITSGPHPGASRAEELLIHPALTTLRGGAASATMSDRDWLCGTPAVLEAIAALGDTRRAVLNGAAQ